The following are encoded in a window of Actinomyces oris genomic DNA:
- a CDS encoding exodeoxyribonuclease VII small subunit, with product MSSEMNPGPYSDQYPDEYSPQSSPYSAPSGSSGSSASSASAAGGASAANEDVASLSYERAREELVAVVQRLEAGSVPLEDSLALWERGEALAQRCQTWLDEARARLAAVAQEDPED from the coding sequence GTGAGCTCCGAGATGAACCCCGGCCCGTACTCCGACCAGTACCCAGACGAGTACTCACCCCAGAGCAGCCCCTACTCGGCGCCCTCAGGATCGTCAGGGTCTTCAGCGTCGTCTGCCTCTGCCGCAGGCGGGGCGTCCGCCGCCAATGAAGACGTCGCCTCGCTCAGCTATGAGCGGGCCCGCGAGGAGCTGGTGGCCGTCGTACAGCGTCTTGAGGCGGGCTCCGTCCCTTTGGAGGACTCCCTGGCGCTGTGGGAGCGCGGCGAGGCCCTGGCCCAGCGCTGTCAGACCTGGCTCGATGAGGCCCGTGCCCGCCTGGCCGCGGTCGCACAGGAGGACCCTGAGGACTGA